In Glycine max cultivar Williams 82 chromosome 10, Glycine_max_v4.0, whole genome shotgun sequence, the DNA window TTAGATATCATTAATTGAGAAAATGAATGTTGCTAACAAAAGgagctcaaaatttatttattacaacgAAAGTATGAACCATGATTGATAAAAGTGATTCTATGATTCTGCGATACTTTTAACAAGGAGGTGGGCGGCTGAAGACAGGATATAGAAACACGCAAAATTAAGCCATGAAGACTCTTCCAAAGCCACATTTGATAGTGGTGTTCGGTGTTCATGGATCCAAATCAACTTGTGATTCAACtagattcaatttaattaaattatattaagtttaatattttaactaCTCATGTTCAACTCTATTCAACCTAATTAAGATCCTatcatatatagatatatagattgaataatgaatttttttaaactcaatccaaatttattattatatataaattaatttttaaatacaaaacaaattaacttttaactcacataatttattaaattaaaaactatttattatttttttaccttttaagttgtttatatctttatcttaattttgtttatgttttttatgttaatataataatttattttcatataaaataaaaatatcatgttaGCGTTGAAATTGTTAATTCTTTAATCAAATATTGtcacaatttaatttcttttaaatgaatttaatcaTTATATACTTGCAAagttttagattaaaataaattattattttaaaaaagtttaattttcacaaaataaaagttaatttttaaacaaagaTCTAATTAACCTAATATGACCCAACATGTTTATAATCCGATTGGATTGAATGTGTAAGAAAATTACACAAATCCAAcctaatccaaaaaaaaaaaaattgatcaaagTGAATAACAAATttaggcaaatctgatcattcCAACTAGGAAACACTCCTAACATTTGATGTGATTTTTCACATCTTGGCTGAAGTATCCAAAGccctgttcttttttttttcttttcttttgaaattaaagCCCTGTTAGACGTGGTATACTGCATCCCCAAGTCATTTCCAAACATTGATTCTATCACTCCTATTGTGTGCACAACTTTTATACATGTGTAACAACTTTTAcctatatatacattttaaatcATAACTTGTAACAGAAACTGATCAAAGGAAACTAAACTAATTAGTTGTATCCAATTTAGACGCATCAACTAGTTAACTAAATGCATCAACTGAATTtagaatcggacatctgtgtttTGTGACACTTCTGTCGAGTTGGAATGTATATGTTTGGCATTCCTATAGCCTATAGGTTTGGTTAGTGTATCTGCAATTTGAGCAATGGAAGGAACAGGCAAAAGATGCAGAATATAAACTTGAACTGAATCACCGAGTGACAATGTAGCCtatcagaaaaaaaatgtgacaatctaaataataattaaactattATTATGCTGTAGCAAGACCAAAAAGGCAGATCCATGCAAAGACAGGCTACCCTTTAAAAACCTTGTTACTGTCCCATCGCCAATCAACCACAATGGATCATCATTCACTTAAAATCCAAGCTGGGGCAGCTGTGATCCCTAAACAATTGATTGGAGAAATGAAGAATACATTTTAAACATTTAACATCACTATCATGATTCAGTAATTTCCAGGTTCATTACATCATATCACCTTCATCtggtatgaatttaaaattaaaaataacccaAGCCTGTCTAAACTACACGCCTAAGGAAACAAACTCGTCCATGATTCATATATAGTAAACCACAATAAGCTGACATTTAGCTTTCCACTTAATTCATTAAATCATAGTCATCCAATTTGTCATTGTACTGAAGCACCTTTCTCTTTATTTTGGATGAATCCACCCATGTAACGAAGTCTTCCATGTTTCTAGTTACAAGGAAAGCTGGGTCTGTAACTGTCTCTGGACCAACTCGTATATGCCCTTGTTCAATGTACGTGACAGCTTCTTTCAAGTGCTCAGCAAATTTTAGTCGCACCAAAACAGTTGAGAGCCTACGCCTGCATGATGgagaaaatcattaattttaggaACAAACAGGGCAATATAATGCAAGGACGTtgtactaatatatttttttggctaCAATTGTACTAAGAAAATTTAGTATCATTAGAAGAAAGTTATAATCAACCCAGTAACTTTCCTAGATTATCATGTAACTGATCATATATCTGGGGTCatcaagttaaaattatttattaaactacATTTGAAAGTAGatcatttgttttctctttctcttgatatatatatatatatatatatatatatatatatatatatatatatatattcatttggaTGCTCTAATGAGCAGAGCAAAGcgcaaacaaataaaattaattactcacttttaatttaaaataataatcacaGCAAATGTTATTTTTACCTACAGAAGGATGACACAGTTAAGCGTTCGCAGAGTGTGATGCTTTGCCTGGTTGGAATCACACCCATGTTGTAGCTGTCacccaaaaacaagaaaaagatgtGTTAAAATAATACTAGCAAttcatatcatttatttttctcctctctGTTTCAGGCTAATaccaagaagaaataaaaagtgaTCCCTGAATCAATACAATCTTTCTATTTGAGGCTGTAAGGCTAACTTATACTTCTCAAAATGGAGTTACATCCATTCAAGTATTTTATACCAACTTGAAATTTACATAGCAAACCTATGATCATCAAGCGAAAACCAAAAGCACCAGAGGGTCATTACAATTAGTGCaccaatttttattatatttagatgGAAACTGATATACTGTGTTCAGTATTCTATTTGACTAATTTATCAATTGATGTTCTATCATATTTTGTTTGATCATGTGTATTTTCTACTTATAACATAAATGGTTAACAAAATCCATCCAAcaacttatatataaaattgctACTTTGTTTATATTTGAGTTCAGGTAAACAATTCCACATCAACTACACCAATCCAGTTCAAATGAAATGGCTGAAACACAAATAGATTTGAGGAGTCTCAGAACAACATTGAAGTATAAATTGTTTCAAAGGCATAATAGAAAatgtaaatatgaaaatataagagCTAGTATAATTACAAAAGAGGATATTCATTACTAATTATGAATTAACATAATTTCTCAAGGCATATATTTAAACTTTGCACCGCAATAGAACTATATGTCTAAATGGGCtcaataaaatgtttaaaagttCACATGATAAGGGAGTGAATAAAAATGAACTTACAGTTTCTCCAAAAGCTTATCAGTCATATCAACCCGAAAGGGATCCTTTGGGTCCATCTGTTTCAATATGTTTACTAACTTCTGAACCATATGGCATAAACCTGAATATCTATTCACATTTCCACCATCCCatagtcaaaaaaatataatctaaaACACAGGAAATTGCATAGCATGAGAAGatataaataatactttttgtAATCGTCCCGTCCAGTAACATGGTAGCGTTGCATAATGAGGTTCTCTCTGTGACCCCCTTCCCTCTTCCATTCCAAAAAATTAACCTTCTTCAAAAGCTTCTTTTCATGAAACTTAAGCTTCCTCATTGTTCTTCACTGTCATTCAAATACACACAACCAAATAATCAGTTTATTAAAGGTAGAAGAAGAATAACTGTTGAGTCCATCTATCAGAAGCACCATAAATAAATTGCTCAATCAAGTTCAAAACTTTTGACATGCAATGTGATCCCTTTTGTTACTGTGCAGCAAAGTACACAAAAAGAAGGGCTCGGAACAGGGAGGGGCATTGAACAAAGTTTATGAATTGCCCAAAAGAGAATGACAAAAGATGAAAGGCAACTTAGGTATTGTATCGGTGCATCATATAAAACTGAACGAAAAGTTTCttcaaagggaaaaaaaaaacggaagaagaagaagaagcagaagaagCGATTCAGCGAAGCAAGGAGACATTGAAAAAACGGGGggaaaatggtaaaaaaaaaaaaaataccagtaAAATGTTTTCCTTGGTGGCTTGTCCCAGCTAACTTGCAGAGAGGCGACGAGAGACAGAGAGACTAGGGCTAAGAACGGCGACAGCGCCAAAGAGCAGCCACGAAGGAATTAATGTGTTTAGcgcatttttttccttctttaaaTAACACAATATCTCTCCATCCATCATTTAATCGaacacaatttcttgaacaaTAATTATCTTACATCCCAATATCAATActaatatttgattatttttatcttatgttattttagtaaaactatatttttaaggaaaaattatattaaaatttataatatataatattcttttttttttttaacaaattgtaTCTCCAAATATGTATCCCCAAATTGACATGAAAGTGGGAGGggggatttttttaattttcttttatttcagtttcttaaaaataatttttatgaaataaaaaataatacacagTTAAtgctataaaatttaaaattaaaccttTTGGGgctaaatttattaacttttttaacatttttttttcttttcaactaaATAAGTAGAGAATTTGTTTTActacttttttgttatttttatttttgtccacttaaacaacaatttttttttttactatattacACTCTTATCTTTTCcgttccttttcttttcatttatatttctcttataattttatccgttctattaatttctcttttattttacttaattcAAACCAAATATAACACTTGAGCtgctcaaatataaaattatttcgaAGTTTTGATTGCGTATTTATTGCAGTCTATTTTGGTGCGTACTAAAGTATCTTTTCAATCGATAATCAAACATTatcttttaagttaaaaaattattaaagtgaattttatttttttaaataattttttatatacattattataattatgatttaaataCTGATCAATATATCTAAGAagcttaattatttatcatttgtcatttttttttactaacacaTGGGTTAAGTCTTACGTTTAAAGATTATTCTAATAATGGTATCACTATCACCCTTCTCTTTTAAGCcgaaactttttaattttatatatactgGTGGCAactcaaatcataaaagcatcAAAATTTTGGTTTAAAATATTAGCAACGTGCCAACTATCCCCTATTTACCTGGATGCCCGATGTTTGAACGTGTAAGGTGTTGTGCCACATTCCTTCACTACATTCCATAATTTGATTCCTCTCAAAAACAATTAACCAACCAAAttcattgtattttattttcattagacCCAgccaaaataaattatcataaaagaattagtattttttgtataaaaaaaaactaagaataccactttttcatatatttgtaGATATAATTTCACGTAAGTCTTTTATTATCATTGCAATTCAAGTttgattctttcatttttatttatttataaaatttgatctctattattttaattatgcaattttaatCTATTAGTTATTTTGGTATCCAATATCTAGTAATGCAGTCGAATAGTAGTATCATGTTAGTTAATATGTTAAattgcaaaattaaaatataaaaaaataattaaattccaATAACATGTTACCGGTGACATGTTGCGAGTTGTTAATTACTACGTAATTATTTAAATCATAAgtaattttatctaattatttaattaattttcaaacaaaTCTTTTTAAGAAAGGTTGTCTCCAAACAAAGTGACTttagatataaatttaaatttttaacgtTAATTTCTATGTTTGGTAGGCAATTCTCATTGACATTATATTGGATCTTTATCTATATGTATCAATCCATGTTgacatttaattttcattaataataagataattCAAATTACAATTAAACTTGTGTTATTAGTTTCTGTCAACGCAGTACTTCTCTTTTTCtcaaatgatattttttcaaaaaggaacaaattaaaattgttaaaactAATTACTACTTTTTTAAAAGGCGTGTGTAATTggcaattaatatttattaattatagcaACTActaattatttgtaattattattatgaagaATCTAAGTAATCATCAGTTGTGAACACTGATTGAGACGGAGACCCCTTCTTTcaccctctctttctctctctccttctctACGCGATCTCTTTCACTTACTTTTAATTGCGAATATTTTCACCACAAATCACTTCAAAATCCTTCTCTGTTTGTTGCATTTTGAGTCACGGAGTCCTTTGgggttctctctctctcgcgcCGAGCTCCGAACGCTTCAGGGAATTTCCTCACTCAGATTTGAGCTGAAAATTGCGCAGTGAGTTCACTTCAAATTCAGAGCTGATTAATTGAAGTAAGTCTCCGCCTTTTCGCCATTTTAGGGTACCCTTTTGCTGATTTCACTCGATGATCAACAAGTTGGTTGATTTACTGTTTCCTTTGCTCAATCATTTGCTAGTGGATCTTTGTTTTCAGGTGCTTGTTTTTAACAATGGATTGATAGTGCATCTTGGGATCCTGGAAATTATGGTGGAATTAGAGAGAGGGAATGTGAAAGTttgagtttttgttctttttttctctctgggTATGTGGGGGAATCTGGGTATGGAGACACACAAAAAAAGTTATCATCATGGATAGGTTAGTTTTGATTGAGAGCTTGGTGTCAGTTGTTTTGACTATCTTGGTACAAATTTTGATGGTCAAAATAATTCCATTTAATTTTATCCTTGATTCCCCGTTCTTTTGGTTAGACTTGTGAGttataatatatgaattttgCTCTGAAGTTGGAAAATAAGGATATTTGAGCTGATGAAAAGCATCGAATGATCCTGCCTCTAAAGTTATTCAAGCCTTGCAAGTTTTATAATATACATTTACATACAAGACATTTATAAGTAATGACTAACGATGTCATgttgtattaatttatttatttccagtAGTTTGGGGTTGGTCTTTTAACTACATGGCTTATAATCTTTATTGGGATTTGAGTTTGGAAACTGGGTACCAAGTATTAGCTGATGGAAAggagttgtttaatttttaattcttagttTATACTTTGTCATGTCAGATCAGGTGCTTGGGTTTCTTGTAAGTTAGTAGCTGTTGTATAAACTAAGAATCATGAATTGTTAGCTTCTTCTATCATTTTTAACTGTCTTGTGATAGACTTACTGATTGAGAATTGATATGTATGCATGTATTGAAGAATTTGGATACAATATATACATTtattatgacttaaaaagtatATGCATATTTTACTGATTGGAAGTACTTGTTTTTCTCTCCTGCAGGTTTTTTGCAATAATAGTTCAATAACTGACTCCTGTCTCTAATTCTGAAGTTATTGCTTTTGCAATTTGTGATTCTCCCACTTTTAAAGGTTAATGGCTGCGTCATGGCTTTTGTAATTCTGTCTACTGATGTGAAATGATAGATTTTTGGAACTATTACTGGGATCCTTTTAAGAAACTTGCTTGCCAcatcttaatttataaaatacaaatatgcTTACATGGTGGGGGaaatcatcatcaaaaaaaACCAAGAAGAAAGCAAATAAGGAAAGTTTTTTTGACACACTGCACCGAAAACTCAGAATTTCATCTGAAGGTAAAGTAAACATTAGATCTGGAGGATCTCGTAGGCATTGCAATGACACAATTTCAGAGAAGGGGGATCATTCTCCATCTGGATCAAGATCGCCTTCACCTTCCAAAGTGGCAAGGTGTCAAAGTTTTATTGATAGGCCTCATGCTCAGCCACTTCCACTTCCTGGTCTGCACCCTTCAAGTGTAGGCCGAGTAGATTCCGAAATTAgcatatcatcaaaatcaagattGGAAAAAGTCTCCAAGCCATCATTGTTTCTTCCACTTCCAACACCTGGATGCATACGTTGTAGGCCGAACCCTGCAGATTTGGATGGAGATATGGTCACTCCTTCAGTCTTTAGTGATTGCTCTGCTGACAGTGATGAGCCGGCAGACTCACACAATCGTAGTCCTCTAGCAACTGACTGTGAGACTGGGACTAGAACTGCTGCTGGCAGTCCTTCCAGGTAGCTTCCTCAAACTATAATGTGCTACCAGATTGTGATTGAATGtattagaaattagaaatatatatttcctTTACTCAAAAGTTGCCTTCTTTCTGAAGCTCGATGCTCAAGGATCAACCACCTACTGTTTCCCTACTGAATTCAACAGGAGTAAAGAAACCAGGAAATATTCTAAGTAATCATATGTCTTCTACTTCACCAAAACATAGGCCTTTACGCAACCATGTTCCAAATCTTCAGGTTCCTCCTCATGGTGCCTTCTATAGTACTCCTGATAGTTCCTTGTCAAGTCCATCAAGAAGTCCATTGAGAGCATTTGGCACAGATCAGGTGTTGAATTCTGCTTTTTTGGCTGGAAAGCCATATCCAGAGGTCAATTTTGTTGGGTCTGGGCATTGCTCTAGTCCAGGTTCAGGTCACAATTCTGGGTATAATTCAATGGGAGGGGACATGTCAGGACCGTTACTTTGGCAACCAAGCAGGGGTAGCCCTGAGTATTCTCCAGTACCTAGTCCCAGAATGACTAGCCCTGGTCCAAGCTCTAGAATTCAGAGTGGAGCAGTCACACCTATTCATCCCAAAGCCGGGGGAACACCCACAGAATCACAGACTCATCGTTTGCCTCTTCCTCCTTTGTCAGTTTCTAATTCCTCACCGTTCTCTCATTCAAATTCTGCAGCAACATCTCCATCTATGCCAAGAAGTCCAGCTAGAGCAGATAATCCAAGCTCTGGCTCACGTTGGAAGAAAGGGAAGCTGCTTGGCAGCGGCTCATTTGGACATGTCTATCTTGGTTTCAATAGGTatgtattttagttaaaatgttcttaatttcacatttattccttcttttaatttatcatttctatATATGGATCTTAATTAGAATTGCTTTGTTTAAAATGTTTGTCTCTTTTAGTGAAAGTGGCGAAATGTGTGCAGTGAAGGAGGTTACCCTGTTTTCAGATGATCCCAAGTCTATGGAAAGTGCTAAGCAATTTATGCAGGTAAATTGATTCCTTTCTAATCTAGTAAATTTCATGCAGATAAAGAATTCATTTTCTTTAGGTgcaatattataattttctgGTTCTGATTTAGATTTAAATCTGACATTACTTTGAAAATCTAACTACAAAATTGCTGGCAGGAAATTCATTTATTAAGCCGTTTACAGCATCCAAATATCGTCCAGTATTATGGTTCTGAAACAGTAAGTTCTCTCCTCCACTTCCTGTTTACAAAACCATACTGACAATACATGTTAGCATTCAGATTCTGATGTTTTCCCTCCTGTGCGTGACGATGAGTTATTGTGAGCTATGTTCTGGAGTTTAGACTGTCATTTCTGGTGTATGCATCATATTCTAGGATTCTAGTTACAGAATATTTGTTTCTGGTGGTTTATCTGATAACATAGAAGTGGGAATTTCTCGACAGTATTTGTTTTTGTGGTTCCTTATAGAGGCTTCTGAATCGCCCCTTGAACAGGTTGATGACAAGCTTTACATATACCTTGAATATGTATCTGGAGGCTCCATACATAAACTTCTTCAAGAATATGGGCAATTTGGTGAACTAGTTATTCGTAGTTATACTCAACAGATTTTGTCAGGGCTTGCTTATTTGCATGCTAAAAATACTCTCCATAGGTAAACTAAGTCATCTATTCATGATTTCAAtgtttaaaactttaatttattgctAAGTTCTGATGTAGTGATGTCTATCTCTGAAATACCTTTTATTTGTGAAGGGATATCAAAGGAGCAAATATACTGGTAGATCCAACTGGTCGGGTCAAGTTGGCAGACTTTGGCATGGCAAAACATGTAAGCTTAGAGATAATAACTATCCAGTGTCCATTATATCTGCATTTAGGCTAAATGAGTTAGATATGAACATTGGATTGGGATGCCTAGTGAAATTATGAGTCTGTTGGACTCCAGAAATAAACACATTGATTTCtgaataaattatagaaataacCTAGTTTTTAGGCTAGATTTGAGTACAATCATTAACAATGATGGTATGATTTCCTTGTAGACCACATTCCATATTGTAAAGAACTTTTAAGTCCCTGCTTCTACTAGTTAACACATGTAACTCCAACTTCAAAGACAGACACCATCAACAAAAGCATTGGATTCTTCTGTTTCTATTGAAGTAATTTTGAGATTGCATCTGGTTTAttgattttctaattctaaatgatttaattaatccAAAGGTTGCATAATTTGTCCTGTTTGCCCTACTTATACCCTACATAATTTGCAGATAACAGGGCAATCGTGTCTATTGTCATTCAAGGGAACCCCTTACTGGATGGCTCCTGAGgttctaatattttctttaaaccttttttttatatatattttgattgcatCTTAGATCTGTGATTCAGTATCATTGCTTTCTGATGATTCAGGTTATAAAGAACTCTAATGGATGCAACCTTGCAGTGGATATATGGAGTCTTGGATGCACGGTTTTGGAAATGGCTACTACCAAACCTCCTTGGTTTCAGTATGAAGCGGTTAGTAACTTATGTCAATATATCAGAgcttaaattaatttcttttatccttttctttgatatgtatttgaagtattttatacGTACAAAGTGCtgatgataattttattataaacatgACACCCTTGtaatttatttcttcttatGGGTTGATGTATCTGCGTGCTATTATAACAGGTTGCTGCCATGTTCAAGATTGGTAATAGCAAGGAACTCCCAACAATCCCTGATCATCTCTCAAATGAAGGAAAAGATTTTGTTAGGAAATGTCTTCAGCGTAACCCGTATGATCGCCCTTCAGCCTGTGAATTGTTGGACCACCCTTTTGTAAAAAATGCTGCACCTTTGGAAAGACCTATTCTGGCTCCTGAAGTGTTGGACCCTGTTTCTGGGATCATACAGGGAGCAAAAGCTCTGgtatgtaaaatattttctaaatcctAACATAAATTGTTTAAAACTCAATTTTATTTGTGTAGAATGTCCACATTAGCATTGGAGGGTAGCTTGTTTGTCTTTCATTGCATGTATGACGCTTATGTATCAAATCCCACTGCCTTGTTCGTCTACACATGATAGAACAAAATAGGAAGCATCTGCTCTGCCTCATGAAACTGTGATGTGAAATTTTTGTTCTTCATGCTTTCACGTTCCTTGTGAttgatttaaatgtttttggTGTGTATATTGTATAGGCTATTCATGCTTTTGGCAATACACGTACAATTTTTTATTCGGAGTCGAGCATATTGGGGTATTTGCAGGATCTATATCCTCACTCCCCTTTCCATGTATGTGATAGGACTGGATCATAATATAGAAAAGAAATGGAATGTTTATTGACAGAAACCTGTCTCTTGACCAGCATCTAAGATACTCCTGGTGTTTGAGAGACCTGGGCTCTCCCTCTCAATTCCATTCCCAAAACCAAAG includes these proteins:
- the LOC100782389 gene encoding U3 small nucleolar ribonucleoprotein protein IMP3 — translated: MRKLKFHEKKLLKKVNFLEWKREGGHRENLIMQRYHVTGRDDYKKYSGLCHMVQKLVNILKQMDPKDPFRVDMTDKLLEKLYNMGVIPTRQSITLCERLTVSSFCRRRLSTVLVRLKFAEHLKEAVTYIEQGHIRVGPETVTDPAFLVTRNMEDFVTWVDSSKIKRKVLQYNDKLDDYDLMN
- the LOC100782929 gene encoding mitogen-activated protein kinase kinase kinase YODA → MLTWWGKSSSKKTKKKANKESFFDTLHRKLRISSEGKVNIRSGGSRRHCNDTISEKGDHSPSGSRSPSPSKVARCQSFIDRPHAQPLPLPGLHPSSVGRVDSEISISSKSRLEKVSKPSLFLPLPTPGCIRCRPNPADLDGDMVTPSVFSDCSADSDEPADSHNRSPLATDCETGTRTAAGSPSSSMLKDQPPTVSLLNSTGVKKPGNILSNHMSSTSPKHRPLRNHVPNLQVPPHGAFYSTPDSSLSSPSRSPLRAFGTDQVLNSAFLAGKPYPEVNFVGSGHCSSPGSGHNSGYNSMGGDMSGPLLWQPSRGSPEYSPVPSPRMTSPGPSSRIQSGAVTPIHPKAGGTPTESQTHRLPLPPLSVSNSSPFSHSNSAATSPSMPRSPARADNPSSGSRWKKGKLLGSGSFGHVYLGFNSESGEMCAVKEVTLFSDDPKSMESAKQFMQEIHLLSRLQHPNIVQYYGSETVDDKLYIYLEYVSGGSIHKLLQEYGQFGELVIRSYTQQILSGLAYLHAKNTLHRDIKGANILVDPTGRVKLADFGMAKHITGQSCLLSFKGTPYWMAPEVIKNSNGCNLAVDIWSLGCTVLEMATTKPPWFQYEAVAAMFKIGNSKELPTIPDHLSNEGKDFVRKCLQRNPYDRPSACELLDHPFVKNAAPLERPILAPEVLDPVSGIIQGAKALAAGQGKNLSSLDSDRLSIHSSRFLKTNPRESEIHIPRNISCPVSPIGSPLLRSRSPQHRNGKMSPPISSPRTASGASTPLAGGSGAIPFGNHSKQPIYFQEGFGSIPKSSNGVYINGHSHHDSSVDIFRGMQIGSHIQPELVSSENDVLVNQFARHPHAEPYDFQSVLADRVGRQLLREHVKINPSIDLSPNSSLLSRPNGL